The Sphingomonas sinipercae genome contains a region encoding:
- a CDS encoding F0F1 ATP synthase subunit gamma produces MASLKALKLRIGSVKSTQKITKALNMVAASKLRRAQQNATAGRPYSERMRDVVASLASRVTIGPESPKLLAGTGKDDTHLIVVVTSDRGLAGAFNSNIVRAARRKADDLVRQGKTVNFYIVGRKGRPVIQRFYGKAIVGQFDTTEMKKPGYAEAQAIADDIIDRFESGRFDVAHLAYANFRSTLVQEPTVDQVIPVQVGTGSFDQSTNTAAVEYEPEEEEILAALLPRNIAVQIYRALLENQAGFYGSQMTAMDNATRNAGDMINKLTIQYNRSRQAAITTELVEIISGAEAL; encoded by the coding sequence ATGGCGTCGCTGAAGGCCCTGAAGCTTCGCATCGGCTCGGTGAAGTCGACGCAGAAGATCACCAAGGCGCTCAACATGGTTGCGGCGTCGAAGCTTCGCCGTGCGCAGCAGAATGCGACGGCAGGCCGGCCCTATTCGGAGCGGATGCGCGACGTCGTCGCCTCGCTTGCGAGCCGGGTCACGATCGGCCCGGAAAGCCCGAAGCTGCTTGCCGGCACGGGCAAGGACGACACGCACCTGATCGTCGTCGTGACCAGCGACCGGGGCCTTGCCGGCGCCTTTAACAGCAACATCGTGCGCGCGGCCCGCCGCAAGGCCGACGACCTCGTGCGCCAGGGCAAGACGGTCAATTTCTACATCGTCGGCCGCAAGGGCCGGCCGGTGATCCAGCGCTTCTACGGCAAGGCGATCGTCGGCCAGTTCGACACGACTGAGATGAAGAAGCCGGGCTACGCCGAGGCACAGGCGATTGCCGACGATATCATCGACCGCTTCGAGAGCGGCCGCTTCGACGTCGCTCACCTGGCCTATGCCAACTTCCGCTCGACACTGGTGCAGGAACCGACGGTCGACCAGGTGATCCCGGTGCAAGTCGGCACCGGTTCGTTCGATCAGTCGACCAACACGGCCGCCGTCGAATACGAGCCGGAAGAGGAAGAAATTCTCGCCGCCTTGCTGCCGCGAAACATCGCCGTGCAAATCTATCGCGCGCTGCTGGAAAACCAGGCCGGCTTCTACGGATCGCAGATGACGGCGATGGACAATGCGACCCGCAACGCCGGTGACATGATCAACAAGCTGACCATCCAGTACAACCGCAGCCGCCAGGCCGCGATCACCACCGAGCTGGTGGAAATCATTTCCGGCGCCGAAGCGCTGTAA
- the atpD gene encoding F0F1 ATP synthase subunit beta, translating to MATAAPAKPTRTKKAAGTGSAATKDAGSSNLVGRVAQVIGAVVDVAFEGELPPILGALETDNNGNRLVLEVAQHLGENVVRTIAMDSTDGLTRGQTVNSTGSQIRVPVGPKTLGRIMNVVGEPIDDRGPIGSDQTMSIHAEAPPFVDQSTEAAILVTGIKVIDLLAPYAKGGKIGLFGGAGVGKTVLIQELINNIAKGHGGVSVFAGVGERTREGNDLYHEFLDAGVIAKDADGNPTPEGSKVALVFGQMNEPPGARARVALSGLTQAEYFRDQEGQDVLFFVDNIFRFTQAGSEVSALLGRIPSAVGYQPTLATDMGQLQERITSTNKGSITSVQAIYVPADDLTDPAPATSFAHLDATTTLSRAISELGIYPAVDPLDSVSRVLTPAVVGQEHYDTARAVQETLQKYKSLQDIIAILGMDELSEEDKLTVSRARKIQRFLSQPFHVAEVFTGIPGKFVQVEDTVRSFKAVVNGEYDHLPESAFYMVGGIEEAVAKAEKMAQDA from the coding sequence ATGGCAACCGCCGCTCCCGCAAAGCCCACCCGCACGAAGAAGGCTGCCGGCACCGGTTCCGCCGCGACGAAGGATGCCGGGTCGAGCAACCTGGTCGGCCGCGTCGCGCAGGTCATCGGCGCCGTCGTCGACGTTGCCTTCGAAGGCGAGCTGCCGCCGATCCTCGGCGCGCTTGAAACTGACAACAACGGCAACCGGCTGGTGCTCGAAGTGGCCCAGCACCTTGGTGAAAACGTCGTGCGCACCATCGCCATGGATTCGACCGACGGCCTGACCCGCGGCCAGACAGTCAATTCGACGGGCTCGCAGATCCGCGTCCCCGTCGGGCCGAAGACGCTCGGCCGGATCATGAACGTCGTCGGTGAGCCGATCGACGACCGCGGCCCGATCGGCAGCGACCAGACCATGTCGATCCACGCCGAAGCCCCGCCCTTCGTCGACCAGTCGACCGAAGCGGCCATTCTCGTCACCGGGATCAAGGTCATCGACCTGCTCGCGCCTTACGCGAAGGGCGGCAAAATCGGCCTGTTCGGCGGCGCCGGCGTCGGCAAGACCGTGCTGATCCAGGAACTGATCAACAACATTGCCAAGGGCCACGGCGGCGTGTCGGTGTTCGCCGGCGTCGGCGAGCGGACCCGCGAAGGCAACGATCTCTATCACGAATTCCTCGACGCGGGCGTCATCGCCAAGGACGCCGACGGCAATCCGACGCCGGAAGGCTCTAAGGTGGCGCTGGTGTTCGGCCAGATGAACGAGCCGCCGGGAGCGCGCGCCCGCGTCGCCCTTTCGGGCCTGACCCAGGCGGAATATTTCCGCGACCAGGAAGGGCAGGACGTTCTGTTTTTCGTCGACAACATTTTCCGCTTCACCCAGGCGGGTTCGGAAGTGTCAGCACTGCTCGGCCGCATCCCGTCGGCCGTGGGCTACCAGCCGACGCTGGCGACCGACATGGGCCAGCTGCAGGAGCGGATTACCTCCACCAACAAGGGGTCGATCACCTCCGTGCAGGCGATTTACGTTCCCGCGGACGACCTTACCGACCCGGCGCCGGCCACTTCGTTCGCCCACTTGGACGCAACGACGACGCTCAGCCGCGCCATCTCGGAGCTTGGCATCTATCCGGCGGTCGATCCGCTCGATTCCGTCAGCCGCGTCCTGACCCCGGCCGTGGTCGGGCAGGAGCATTACGACACCGCCCGTGCCGTCCAGGAGACGCTGCAGAAGTATAAGTCGCTGCAAGACATCATCGCCATCCTGGGCATGGACGAGCTGTCGGAAGAGGATAAACTGACCGTCAGCCGCGCCCGCAAGATCCAGCGCTTCCTCAGCCAGCCGTTCCACGTCGCCGAAGTCTTCACCGGCATCCCCGGCAAGTTCGTCCAGGTCGAGGACACCGTTCGCTCGTTCAAGGCGGTGGTGAACGGCGAGTACGATCACCTTCCCGAAAGCGCCTTCTACATGGTCGGCGGAATCGAGGAGGCCGTCGCCAAGGCCGAGAAGATGGCGCAGGACGCCTAA